One window of Treponema denticola genomic DNA carries:
- a CDS encoding mechanosensitive ion channel family protein, with protein MNISLEQIQTFVKENFTLPSFISILSFLGIILITYIFFKIIIKSLKKFTENKVSPAIQNLITKILQYTCLAVILMTIFKKLGININAFVGAAGIAGVAIGFAAQTSVSNIISGFFVLAEKAFKVGDRIQLGDITGNVESIDFMAIRVKTLDGNIVRIPNEVVIKGNLINYSSLPIRRIETKISVAYGSDMEKVESVLMEIPNRVPQILKSPEPFIFWSAYADSGIEVAFYAWGKNEDFLVIKNSIFKLIAELFEEAEINIPFPQMDVYINPERTKKQPY; from the coding sequence ATGAACATAAGCTTAGAACAAATACAAACTTTTGTTAAAGAAAACTTTACCCTGCCCTCTTTTATATCCATATTGTCCTTTTTGGGGATAATTTTAATAACATACATCTTTTTTAAAATTATAATTAAATCGCTTAAAAAATTTACGGAGAACAAGGTAAGTCCTGCAATTCAAAACCTGATAACAAAAATTCTTCAATACACCTGTCTGGCCGTTATCTTGATGACGATATTCAAAAAGCTCGGTATAAATATAAATGCCTTTGTAGGCGCCGCAGGTATTGCCGGTGTTGCCATAGGTTTTGCAGCCCAAACCTCGGTGTCTAATATAATTTCAGGCTTCTTTGTCCTTGCCGAAAAAGCCTTTAAGGTAGGCGACCGTATCCAGCTTGGAGACATAACGGGAAATGTAGAATCGATTGACTTTATGGCTATCAGGGTAAAAACCCTTGACGGAAACATAGTGCGTATTCCGAATGAGGTAGTCATCAAGGGAAACCTGATAAACTACTCAAGCCTCCCGATAAGGAGAATTGAAACAAAGATAAGCGTTGCATACGGCAGCGATATGGAAAAAGTGGAATCCGTTTTAATGGAAATCCCAAACCGAGTGCCTCAAATTCTAAAAAGCCCGGAACCATTTATTTTCTGGTCGGCTTATGCAGATTCCGGTATTGAAGTTGCTTTTTATGCTTGGGGAAAAAATGAAGATTTTCTTGTTATAAAAAATTCTATTTTTAAACTTATAGCCGAACTCTTTGAAGAAGCCGAAATAAATATTCCCTTCCCGCAGATGGACGTTTATATCAATCCGGAAAGAACAAAGAAACAGCCCTATTGA
- a CDS encoding tetratricopeptide repeat protein gives MYSELKEGVNLYNKKDYQEALVFFLSVSTEDALIKIEINYYIGLIYSRLSEYEQALEYLEQVVTASKDIAKVYQCRLILAFIYANTGRTRLAEFELSKLIEAGYESVQVFSSLAYVYYEHQEIEKAIDYYEKALKAAPENSTALNGLAYILAETDRDLTRSLLLCKKAVEKQPENPAYLDSMALIYHKMDLPSEAESCITRAKEKLPDNKIILKHFEMISSDAREA, from the coding sequence ATGTATTCCGAATTAAAAGAGGGTGTAAACCTATATAACAAAAAAGACTATCAAGAAGCTTTAGTTTTCTTTTTAAGTGTAAGCACTGAAGATGCTCTTATAAAAATCGAAATAAACTATTATATAGGTCTAATATATTCCCGCTTGTCGGAGTATGAACAGGCTCTTGAATATCTTGAGCAGGTAGTAACTGCGAGCAAGGATATTGCAAAGGTTTATCAATGCAGATTGATTTTAGCCTTTATCTATGCAAATACGGGACGAACCAGACTTGCGGAGTTTGAGCTTTCAAAACTTATCGAAGCCGGTTATGAGTCGGTACAGGTCTTTTCTTCATTGGCTTATGTTTATTATGAGCATCAGGAAATCGAAAAGGCCATCGACTATTACGAAAAAGCCTTAAAAGCCGCTCCCGAAAACAGCACGGCCCTAAACGGCCTGGCCTATATTTTAGCCGAAACGGATAGGGATTTGACACGCTCATTGCTCCTCTGCAAAAAAGCCGTAGAAAAACAGCCTGAAAATCCGGCTTATTTGGATTCGATGGCTCTAATTTACCACAAAATGGATCTCCCTTCGGAAGCTGAATCCTGTATTACTCGAGCTAAAGAAAAATTACCCGATAATAAGATTATACTCAAACACTTTGAAATGATAAGTTCTGATGCACGGGAGGCTTAA
- a CDS encoding galactokinase — MQKIVTFHIDEYGDEPEVCAAAPGRFHLLGEHTWFAQGNTLSMSINHYLYVCASRRSDNNFRLFSISLNERKKISYSGLRYKREDRWANAVKAVISAFNDFGHHISGLNFTILSEIPADAGLGTPNALKTATALILRKMFAPKLTKSDLVDILEHANVQHLNTYAHRADILCALFAKSNHCVRTDHRKKTADIYPFPIEGHSIVLTDSRVPRIIAREELTARLDECVEAYELVKKQPDMPKNMMHLTEKMLEEIDIPESVRRRVTYIIRESLSVDEAVDALKRKDNIMLSRILNRSHDGLRDRFEISCPELDWLVKRSLEFMEPSVTNLVCSRMTGKGFGGCTYTILKDADAKAYIEKVGDYERIFGFKPLIYRAKPTGSARTF; from the coding sequence ATGCAAAAAATAGTTACATTTCATATTGACGAATATGGAGATGAACCTGAAGTATGTGCTGCCGCTCCGGGGCGGTTTCATCTTCTAGGTGAACATACATGGTTTGCACAAGGAAATACTCTTTCCATGAGCATTAATCACTATTTGTATGTCTGTGCATCAAGGCGCAGCGATAATAACTTTAGGCTGTTTTCGATTTCGCTTAATGAGCGGAAAAAAATATCTTATTCCGGTCTAAGGTATAAGCGAGAAGATCGATGGGCTAATGCGGTTAAGGCCGTTATTTCGGCATTTAATGACTTCGGACATCATATTTCCGGCTTAAATTTTACTATTTTGTCGGAAATACCTGCGGATGCGGGCTTGGGAACTCCCAACGCCCTTAAGACCGCTACCGCACTTATATTGCGAAAGATGTTTGCGCCGAAACTTACAAAAAGCGATTTGGTAGATATTCTTGAACATGCAAATGTTCAACATTTAAATACCTATGCTCATAGAGCGGATATTCTATGTGCTCTTTTTGCAAAGTCGAATCACTGTGTGCGTACCGACCATCGAAAAAAAACTGCCGATATTTATCCTTTTCCAATCGAAGGGCATTCTATCGTATTGACGGATTCCCGTGTACCGCGCATAATTGCCCGCGAAGAGTTGACGGCCAGATTGGACGAATGTGTAGAAGCCTATGAGCTGGTAAAAAAACAGCCGGATATGCCGAAAAATATGATGCATTTGACCGAAAAAATGCTTGAAGAAATCGATATCCCAGAATCGGTGAGGAGACGGGTTACCTATATTATCAGAGAATCTTTAAGTGTTGATGAAGCTGTGGACGCCTTAAAGCGTAAAGATAATATTATGCTTTCACGTATCTTAAACCGCTCGCATGATGGGCTTAGAGACCGCTTTGAAATTTCCTGTCCAGAATTGGACTGGCTGGTAAAGCGCTCCCTTGAATTTATGGAACCTTCGGTAACTAATCTCGTGTGCTCGAGAATGACGGGAAAGGGTTTCGGCGGCTGTACTTATACTATTCTTAAAGATGCAGATGCAAAGGCTTATATAGAAAAAGTTGGAGATTACGAAAGAATTTTCGGATTTAAACCTTTGATATACAGGGCTAAGCCTACAGGTTCTGCAAGAACCTTTTAA
- the lnt gene encoding apolipoprotein N-acyltransferase, giving the protein MRFFLSFLTIFMSSALFSLGIPNEILNFGSALAGFSGLVLVYYALLNCGSHKRAAFLYGFFVSFVHLMSSFWLAFFEDFAIFTLGASTLAYFFMAMPFGFLMYHGLQKKKNLRPFFFASVWMLWEISKSTGFLAYPWGTAPMICFNLKAFIQFVDITGVWGLSFIVPLIAACLGEALQLYAYSANSKAFFKGLTEIKSPLIFTAFLVLIINIYGIKMLSAEMKPEAFLNTVIVQQNTDPWDNTQFEENIKTSQLLSRKAIFSANKKPDLIVWSESSMPVPYKDNEDFYGFIPYDDPFSRFLADTDTPIIVGSPYVDGKKQYNAAYLLSSDGNIVDIYSKTQLVPFAEYIPFIDNPLVVRFFDKLVGFSSGWNPGTEYKVFSIKNSEGKTVNFTVPICFEDAFPAVCLNLHNAGSEVLINITNDSWSKTKSAEYQHFVVAHFRAIELRTTLVRSTNSGYSVVVDPKGNVIASLPLFKAESLYTEVPVYEHKKTFYASYKDWFPIMMFLILIFNIFLEKRRAKTARF; this is encoded by the coding sequence ATGCGATTTTTTTTATCTTTTTTAACTATTTTTATGTCCTCTGCTCTATTTTCTCTAGGAATCCCCAACGAAATTTTAAATTTCGGCTCCGCTCTTGCAGGTTTTTCAGGATTAGTTTTAGTATACTATGCACTTCTTAACTGCGGCTCACATAAAAGAGCGGCATTTTTGTACGGTTTTTTTGTTTCTTTTGTTCATTTGATGTCAAGTTTTTGGCTTGCATTTTTTGAAGATTTTGCAATATTTACGCTTGGAGCCAGTACCCTTGCATATTTTTTTATGGCTATGCCATTCGGCTTTTTGATGTATCATGGTCTTCAAAAAAAGAAAAATTTACGCCCGTTTTTCTTTGCCTCGGTTTGGATGCTTTGGGAAATTTCCAAATCTACAGGCTTTTTGGCCTATCCTTGGGGAACAGCCCCGATGATCTGCTTTAACCTAAAAGCATTTATTCAGTTTGTAGATATAACGGGAGTTTGGGGCCTTTCTTTTATCGTCCCCCTTATTGCAGCCTGCTTAGGCGAAGCCTTGCAACTATATGCGTACTCGGCAAATTCAAAGGCCTTTTTTAAAGGCTTAACCGAAATTAAAAGCCCCCTGATTTTTACAGCCTTTTTGGTTTTAATTATAAACATTTACGGAATCAAAATGCTGTCGGCAGAAATGAAGCCGGAAGCTTTTTTAAACACCGTAATTGTTCAGCAAAATACCGACCCATGGGATAACACCCAATTTGAAGAAAACATAAAAACTTCCCAACTTTTAAGCCGCAAAGCAATCTTCTCCGCAAACAAAAAGCCTGATCTTATCGTTTGGAGCGAATCTTCAATGCCGGTTCCTTACAAAGACAACGAGGATTTTTACGGATTTATCCCGTACGATGACCCTTTTAGCCGGTTTTTAGCCGATACGGATACTCCCATCATAGTAGGTTCTCCTTACGTAGACGGAAAAAAGCAATATAATGCAGCCTATCTTTTATCTTCTGATGGAAATATCGTAGATATTTATTCAAAAACTCAACTCGTACCCTTTGCCGAGTACATTCCCTTTATAGACAACCCCCTTGTTGTCCGTTTTTTTGATAAACTGGTCGGCTTTTCTTCAGGCTGGAATCCGGGAACCGAATATAAGGTATTCAGTATCAAAAATTCGGAAGGAAAGACGGTCAATTTTACGGTTCCCATATGCTTTGAAGATGCCTTTCCTGCAGTCTGCCTTAATTTACACAATGCGGGAAGCGAAGTGCTTATAAACATAACAAATGACTCTTGGTCTAAAACAAAGAGTGCCGAATATCAGCATTTTGTAGTAGCCCATTTTAGAGCCATAGAGCTTAGAACGACCTTGGTACGCTCAACCAATTCAGGCTACTCTGTAGTTGTAGACCCTAAAGGAAATGTTATTGCAAGCCTACCCCTCTTCAAAGCAGAATCCCTTTATACGGAAGTTCCTGTTTATGAACACAAAAAAACATTTTATGCCTCATATAAGGATTGGTTCCCTATTATGATGTTTTTAATATTGATTTTTAATATCTTTTTGGAAAAAAGGAGGGCTAAAACAGCACGGTTTTAA
- a CDS encoding Do family serine endopeptidase — translation MRKLKNPLSATAGILLIMLVSVVFLSARCSSNPENASTVYADPGLKTELSKESVSALEALQKANRELTSMILPSVVTLDVIETRKVQNNIDGFPWFFFNRPQNQKDGQGEREYEAEGMGSGVIVRKTGKTYYALTNQHVTGNAKTISVMLYNGDKVQGKLVGSDQRKDVALVSFDYDKDLRVAVLGDSNTVQVGDLTYAIGAPLGYVSTVTSGIVSAVGRSGGPNRNNINDFIQTDAAINQGNSGGPLVNIYGEVIGINNWIVSSSGGSQGLAFSIPINNLKKAIDDFITSGEIKYGWLGVQLVEINDKFRENLNLKDIEGAFAGQVFLGSPADKGGIRPGDYITEVNSVKVKNVDDILRIIADLKPGESSFFKVLRRGKEVSATVKIEERDEKNVADSSKLWPGFVPSPLTDEAIKQLELKKGQNGVLVTSLQAKSPAAVMSLQPGDLIVKVNGKDVKDVLSFYDELSNAKGEIWFDFIREGHNLVTPKIKR, via the coding sequence ATGCGTAAATTAAAAAATCCGCTTTCAGCAACGGCCGGAATTTTATTGATTATGCTTGTTTCGGTTGTTTTTCTTTCAGCCCGATGTTCAAGTAATCCCGAAAATGCTTCTACAGTGTATGCCGATCCGGGATTAAAGACTGAGCTGAGTAAAGAGTCTGTTTCGGCTCTTGAAGCTCTTCAAAAAGCAAATCGAGAGCTTACCTCGATGATTTTACCTTCGGTAGTTACCCTTGATGTTATTGAAACAAGAAAGGTTCAGAATAATATAGACGGTTTCCCTTGGTTTTTCTTTAACCGCCCTCAAAATCAAAAAGACGGGCAGGGGGAAAGAGAATATGAAGCCGAAGGCATGGGTTCAGGCGTTATCGTAAGAAAAACCGGAAAAACCTATTATGCTTTAACAAATCAGCATGTTACGGGCAATGCTAAGACAATTTCAGTTATGCTTTATAACGGGGACAAGGTTCAAGGTAAATTGGTCGGTTCGGATCAGAGGAAGGACGTTGCCCTTGTTTCTTTCGATTATGATAAAGATTTGAGGGTTGCCGTTTTGGGAGACTCAAACACCGTGCAGGTAGGAGACCTTACCTACGCAATAGGAGCTCCTTTGGGCTATGTATCTACCGTTACAAGTGGTATTGTAAGTGCGGTAGGCCGATCTGGCGGACCTAATAGAAATAATATAAACGATTTTATCCAAACCGATGCAGCTATAAATCAAGGCAACTCAGGCGGCCCCTTGGTCAATATCTATGGTGAGGTTATAGGCATAAACAACTGGATTGTTTCATCAAGCGGCGGATCTCAAGGTCTTGCCTTTTCGATTCCTATAAACAACCTCAAAAAGGCTATCGATGATTTTATCACTTCCGGTGAAATCAAATACGGCTGGCTCGGTGTGCAGTTAGTTGAAATAAACGATAAATTTAGAGAAAACTTAAACCTAAAGGATATTGAAGGAGCCTTTGCAGGACAGGTATTTTTAGGCTCGCCTGCGGATAAGGGCGGTATAAGACCCGGTGATTATATTACCGAGGTAAATTCGGTAAAGGTTAAAAATGTTGACGACATATTGCGTATTATTGCCGACTTAAAGCCCGGAGAATCTTCGTTTTTTAAGGTTTTACGAAGAGGAAAAGAAGTCTCTGCAACCGTAAAAATCGAAGAACGAGATGAAAAAAACGTAGCCGATTCTTCAAAACTTTGGCCCGGCTTTGTTCCGTCACCTTTAACTGATGAAGCTATAAAACAGTTAGAGCTTAAAAAAGGTCAAAACGGTGTTTTGGTAACAAGTTTACAGGCTAAGAGCCCTGCTGCCGTTATGAGCTTACAACCCGGCGACCTTATAGTAAAGGTCAACGGAAAAGACGTAAAAGATGTTTTGAGCTTTTATGATGAGCTTTCAAACGCAAAGGGCGAGATTTGGTTTGACTTTATAAGAGAAGGTCACAATTTGGTTACCCCAAAGATTAAAAGATAA
- a CDS encoding EscU/YscU/HrcU family type III secretion system export apparatus switch protein, producing the protein MTKTDKKKVDCAVALSYALEAKVPIITASGKGLTAKKIKEAAERNGIKIVKNDTLANILIHHEIGSCIPEYTYKAVAAIFAFLLKKD; encoded by the coding sequence ATGACAAAAACAGATAAAAAGAAAGTTGATTGTGCAGTCGCCCTTAGCTATGCTTTAGAAGCAAAAGTGCCGATAATTACAGCATCAGGTAAGGGCCTGACGGCAAAAAAAATCAAAGAGGCGGCAGAACGTAACGGAATTAAAATTGTAAAAAATGACACCTTAGCAAACATTCTTATCCACCATGAAATAGGTTCATGTATTCCGGAATATACATATAAGGCAGTAGCCGCTATCTTTGCCTTTTTGCTGAAAAAGGATTAA
- a CDS encoding HD-GYP domain-containing protein, with product MLKKIKTAELKIGARFSAPVFFDDGKNMFLLRGMALSENELDTLKRWKVQYVVTAGDPVPEGEILEDEIAELDELDEVEDLEEPEEIEEAQEDYPINGTKIKRSEIEEISADCILKLTQDPRSMQLHTEYLEIIKNLEKIFENFKARKPVDNMPVNYHASQLIELVRKNPPLCVGFILGTELEEDNLARSSVNTAILAIILSEALELPKNRINEITIAALLHDVGMMKIPQKILNKTESLTDSEKQAVAAHTAYGYKTAMSELMYTREIALSIMQHHERWDGKGYPNGLSGKDIDIGARIITVADAFVAMITPKSYRDLMLGYQAMKNLLSDNARIFDPEIIKAMIRSIGIYPIGSIVLMNDASLARVVKSSPEAPMRPFIRILIDSTGEVLDESSEIVDLKKNKNLFIVRAIDPRAYRNK from the coding sequence ATGTTAAAAAAAATTAAAACTGCTGAGTTAAAGATTGGAGCACGTTTTTCGGCTCCCGTATTTTTTGATGACGGGAAAAATATGTTTCTTTTAAGAGGTATGGCATTAAGCGAAAATGAGTTAGATACCTTAAAAAGGTGGAAAGTTCAATACGTTGTTACTGCCGGAGATCCTGTACCTGAAGGCGAGATCTTAGAAGATGAAATAGCAGAGCTTGATGAACTTGATGAGGTTGAAGATCTTGAGGAACCGGAAGAAATAGAGGAAGCTCAAGAAGACTATCCCATAAACGGAACTAAAATTAAAAGATCCGAAATTGAAGAAATTTCTGCCGACTGCATTCTAAAGCTTACACAAGACCCCCGCTCAATGCAGCTCCATACCGAATATCTGGAAATTATAAAAAACCTTGAAAAAATATTTGAAAATTTCAAAGCCAGAAAACCGGTGGATAATATGCCCGTAAACTATCACGCATCGCAGTTGATAGAACTTGTCAGAAAAAATCCTCCTCTTTGTGTAGGCTTTATATTGGGAACCGAGCTTGAAGAAGATAATCTGGCCCGCTCCTCCGTAAATACGGCTATTCTGGCCATCATTTTAAGCGAAGCTCTTGAACTTCCCAAAAATAGAATTAACGAAATAACTATTGCAGCCCTCTTGCACGATGTCGGTATGATGAAAATACCTCAAAAAATTCTCAATAAAACCGAAAGCCTGACTGATAGTGAAAAGCAGGCTGTTGCCGCTCATACAGCCTATGGCTACAAGACAGCTATGAGTGAACTCATGTACACACGGGAAATAGCCTTAAGCATTATGCAGCACCACGAAAGATGGGACGGCAAGGGCTATCCTAACGGTCTTTCAGGAAAGGACATAGATATAGGAGCCAGAATTATAACCGTAGCCGATGCCTTTGTCGCAATGATAACGCCTAAGTCATACCGAGATTTGATGTTGGGATATCAAGCCATGAAAAATCTTCTCTCTGATAATGCCCGCATTTTCGATCCCGAAATAATAAAGGCCATGATTAGAAGCATAGGTATTTATCCTATCGGCTCCATCGTTTTAATGAATGATGCTTCTCTTGCCAGAGTAGTAAAAAGCTCGCCTGAAGCCCCCATGCGGCCATTCATCCGTATATTAATCGACTCTACGGGAGAGGTTTTGGATGAGAGTTCAGAAATTGTAGATTTAAAGAAAAATAAGAATCTTTTTATAGTTCGGGCTATAGATCCGAGGGCTTATAGAAACAAATAA
- a CDS encoding YraN family protein — translation MDSLGSKGENRISEWLTEKGYLILEKNWRTRTGEVDIIALDKTEQTSSGGVLVFVEVKTLLKTELSDLDLIISKKKQDRIIKTAKHFLANNRKYNKMYIRFDVVVLRSNPFLEQPLEILHLKDAFGDCYD, via the coding sequence ATGGATTCTCTTGGCTCAAAGGGAGAAAACCGTATATCCGAATGGCTTACCGAAAAAGGGTATCTTATCTTAGAAAAAAATTGGAGAACCCGCACAGGTGAGGTAGATATAATTGCTTTAGATAAAACGGAGCAAACCTCATCCGGCGGGGTTTTGGTTTTTGTGGAAGTAAAGACCTTATTAAAAACGGAACTATCCGATTTAGATCTTATTATCAGCAAAAAAAAACAAGATAGGATTATAAAAACCGCTAAACATTTTCTCGCAAACAATCGAAAATATAATAAGATGTATATAAGATTTGATGTGGTCGTATTACGATCAAACCCTTTTTTGGAACAGCCGCTTGAGATATTACATTTAAAAGACGCCTTTGGAGATTGCTATGACTAG